In Methylothermaceae bacteria B42, the sequence TCCCACGGACACCCAGTTAAGGGATAATTTTTAAAAACTGAGGTGAGAGATGACAGTACGCAAGAAATATACGAAAGAATTCAAATTGGATGCGGTTCAGCTTGTCACAAAGCAGGGTTATAGCCGGGCGGAAGCAGCCAGGAATTTAGGCATCAATGCTCGCCTGTTGAGTCGCTGGGTCAGCGAATATGAAGCTGATGCGGGTCAAGCATTCCGGCAACCTGACAGAAGACCAGGAGGAATTGCGGCGTTTAGGTGAAGAAAACCGGCGATTAAAGCTGGAACGGGAGATATTAAAAAAGGCGGCAGCCTTCTTGGCGAAAGAATCGAGCTGAGATTTGAGTTCATTGCCCAAGAGAAGAAGGCGTATCCGGTGAAGCTGCTTTGCCGGTTGATGGGTGTGAGTCGCAATGGATTTTACGATTGGTTGCGGCGTGGGTCTGGTGGAGTGGACCCGGAGCGAGAGGAGAAATTAGCCCAGGTGAAACAATTGTCCAAAGCCTCGAAACACACTTATGGAAGCCGCCGAATGGCCAAGGCGCTGCAGGCGCTGGGTTATCGTGTGGGGCGTTATCAGGCGCGCAGTTTGATGCGCGAAGCTGGCGTGTCGGCTCGCTACCGCCGCCGCTACCGGGTCACGACTGACAGCAATCACCGCCAACCGGTGTTTCCAAACCTGCTGGCGCGGGATTTTGCCCCTGAGCGCGCCAACCATGTGTGGGCGGGTGATATCAGTTATGTTTGGACCCAAGCGGGCTGGTTGTATTTGTCTGTGGTGATTGATCTGTTCTCGCGCAAGGTGGTGGGGTGGTCGATGGGAAATCGACTGACCAGTACGTTAGCCTGTGATGCGCTTCAGATGGCCTTGTGGTGCCGGCAGCCGGCCAAGGGGCAATTGATTTTCCATTCGGACCGAGGCGTCCAGTATGCCAGCCAGGCTTTTCGCAAGCTTCTCAAGCACCACGACATCTCCGGCAGTATGAGCCGTAAAGGCAACTGTTGGGATAATGCCGTAGTGGAGAGTTTCTTCGGTTCTTTGAAATCCGAGCGGGTTTATTGGCGTTGCTAC encodes:
- a CDS encoding transposase; amino-acid sequence: MGVSRNGFYDWLRRGSGGVDPEREEKLAQVKQLSKASKHTYGSRRMAKALQALGYRVGRYQARSLMREAGVSARYRRRYRVTTDSNHRQPVFPNLLARDFAPERANHVWAGDISYVWTQAGWLYLSVVIDLFSRKVVGWSMGNRLTSTLACDALQMALWCRQPAKGQLIFHSDRGVQYASQAFRKLLKHHDISGSMSRKGNCWDNAVVESFFGSLKSERVYWRCYQNRQEARLDIVNYITMFYNSQRLHSYLDYQSPDQFERNSQLANVA